The following coding sequences are from one Shewanella violacea DSS12 window:
- the ylqF gene encoding ribosome biogenesis GTPase YlqF — translation MAIQWYPGHMHKARKEIEEVMPQVDLVIEVLDARIPYSSENPVVSTLRGDKPCIKLLNKSDLADPEVTQRWIEYLEREQGVKAMAITTLQAAQVKKIPDLCRKFVPSRDKLEKDIRTMIMGIPNVGKSTIINTLAGRMIAKTGNEPAVTKVQQRINLRNGIVLSDTPGILWPKVDNEKSSYRLAITGAIKDTAMEYEDVAMFAAEYFLKAYPEAIAERYKLTELPETDIELLEAIGRKRGALRPGGRIDLHKVSELVLHEFRSGKMGQLSLETPEMAEQEKAEVAVIMAEKAVKEEKRKEKARLKQEGKRHR, via the coding sequence ATGGCTATTCAGTGGTATCCCGGACATATGCATAAAGCACGTAAAGAGATCGAAGAGGTCATGCCTCAGGTCGATCTTGTGATCGAGGTACTCGATGCGAGGATCCCATACAGCAGTGAGAATCCTGTTGTTTCAACACTTCGTGGTGACAAGCCCTGTATTAAGCTTTTAAACAAGTCAGACTTAGCCGATCCTGAAGTCACCCAAAGATGGATAGAATATCTGGAGCGGGAGCAAGGCGTTAAAGCCATGGCCATCACTACATTGCAAGCCGCACAAGTGAAGAAAATCCCTGACCTCTGCCGTAAATTTGTCCCAAGCCGGGACAAACTCGAAAAAGACATCCGTACCATGATCATGGGGATCCCCAACGTAGGTAAGTCCACCATCATCAATACTCTCGCAGGCCGTATGATTGCCAAGACAGGTAATGAACCTGCTGTGACCAAAGTGCAGCAGCGTATCAACTTAAGAAATGGCATAGTCTTATCTGATACCCCGGGTATTCTCTGGCCAAAAGTAGACAATGAAAAGAGCAGTTATCGCTTAGCTATCACTGGTGCTATCAAAGATACCGCCATGGAATATGAAGATGTCGCCATGTTTGCTGCCGAGTACTTTTTAAAGGCCTACCCAGAAGCGATTGCCGAGCGTTATAAGCTTACAGAGCTACCCGAGACCGATATCGAGTTATTGGAGGCCATTGGCCGAAAAAGAGGGGCACTGCGCCCAGGTGGACGTATCGACTTACATAAGGTATCAGAATTGGTCCTTCATGAATTCCGTTCAGGAAAAATGGGCCAACTTTCATTAGAAACGCCTGAAATGGCTGAACAAGAAAAAGCAGAAGTTGCGGTGATAATGGCTGAAAAGGCCGTGAAAGAAGAGAAAAGGAAAGAAAAAGCCAGACTCAAACAGGAAGGCAAGCGCCATAGATAA
- the rsmF gene encoding 16S rRNA (cytosine(1407)-C(5))-methyltransferase RsmF, whose protein sequence is MALINQDFIDSITQDMPAHLSMDDFIQYSSRPLRASIRVNTLKISSANFIELMQPKGWTLESIPWCSDGFWISLDSEVQLGNTIEHLQGLFYIQEASSMLPPTALFSQLNETANVTILDMASAPGSKTTQLAALMNNSGLLIANEYSSSRVKVLHANVQRMGVTNTALTHFDARVFGEYLYDTFDAILLDAPCSGEGTIRKDPSALKNWSLKSSQAIVATQKALIESAFLALKTGGTLVYSTCALSRFENQEVCQHLQAIYPDAVEFESLSDLFIDADKACTEEGFLHVWPQIYDSEGFFVAKIRKTAAIDRQVPEPRKQKNFPFNQVSTKTDLELRAYFQDTFAIELPSQSLIMEREQEFWLFPQKINSLIGRMRFQRIGMKIADALKHGLKAQHQAILAFGAGASMIELSQAQATEYLMGRDIPLEAGHKPRGEVIVSYHNSPLGLAKHLGKRLKNSLPRELVRDKIVNSDASNAQ, encoded by the coding sequence ATGGCCCTTATAAATCAAGATTTTATCGATAGCATTACTCAAGATATGCCAGCTCATCTCTCTATGGATGACTTTATTCAATACAGTAGCCGTCCATTGAGAGCCTCGATCCGCGTCAACACGCTAAAAATTTCATCGGCCAATTTTATCGAACTCATGCAACCTAAAGGCTGGACACTCGAGTCTATTCCATGGTGCTCAGATGGCTTCTGGATATCCCTCGACAGTGAAGTCCAATTAGGCAACACCATAGAACATCTCCAGGGTCTATTTTACATTCAAGAAGCCAGCTCAATGTTGCCACCAACGGCGCTATTTTCCCAGCTAAATGAAACAGCTAATGTCACAATTCTCGATATGGCTTCGGCCCCTGGGTCTAAGACAACACAGTTAGCCGCCTTAATGAACAACTCAGGCTTACTTATCGCCAATGAATATTCTTCGAGCCGGGTAAAAGTCTTACATGCTAACGTTCAGCGCATGGGAGTCACTAATACCGCCCTCACCCATTTCGATGCTCGGGTATTCGGTGAATATCTCTATGACACCTTCGATGCTATCTTGCTCGATGCTCCCTGTAGCGGAGAAGGCACCATACGAAAAGACCCTTCAGCGTTAAAAAATTGGAGCCTTAAATCGAGCCAGGCAATTGTTGCAACTCAGAAAGCCTTAATTGAATCTGCTTTTCTGGCGTTAAAAACCGGCGGAACCCTGGTGTATTCGACCTGTGCACTCAGTCGCTTTGAAAACCAGGAAGTGTGTCAACATTTACAGGCTATCTATCCTGATGCCGTCGAATTTGAATCCCTCAGTGATCTATTTATCGACGCGGATAAGGCCTGTACGGAAGAAGGCTTCTTGCATGTCTGGCCACAGATCTATGACAGTGAAGGCTTCTTCGTCGCAAAAATAAGAAAAACAGCTGCCATAGACAGGCAAGTGCCCGAGCCGAGAAAACAAAAAAACTTCCCTTTCAATCAAGTCTCCACTAAAACAGATCTTGAGTTAAGGGCATATTTTCAGGATACCTTCGCCATTGAGTTGCCAAGCCAGAGTCTGATCATGGAGCGGGAGCAAGAATTTTGGCTGTTTCCGCAAAAAATCAACAGCTTGATTGGTCGAATGCGATTTCAACGTATAGGCATGAAAATAGCCGACGCCCTTAAGCATGGTCTCAAGGCGCAACACCAAGCAATACTGGCATTTGGTGCCGGGGCAAGCATGATTGAGCTGTCACAAGCACAAGCAACCGAATATCTAATGGGGCGGGACATCCCTCTGGAAGCTGGGCATAAGCCACGAGGAGAAGTGATTGTTAGCTATCATAACTCTCCCTTAGGCCTAGCTAAACATCTTGGCAAGCGATTGAAGAACAGCTTACCCAGAGAGCTTGTCAGAGACAAGATCGTAAATTCTGATGCAAGCAATGCTCAATGA
- a CDS encoding isopenicillin N synthase family dioxygenase has translation MILETIDYKAPDSAAKFVQSLKDTGFGVLANHPIDKALVEKIYTEWQAFFNSEDKHDFLFKPETQDGFFPAEVSETAKGHTVKDIKEYYHVYPWGRIPESLKENILAYYQAANELAEELLQWIEAHSPEDVAVNYSIALPKMIEGSHKTLLRILHYPGMTGDEEVGAIRAAAHEDINLITLLPAANEPGLQVKGQDGEWIDVPCDFGNLIINIGDMLQEASGGYFPSTTHRVINPVGTDMSKPRVSLPLFLHPNPEVVLSSRYTADSYLMERLRELGVI, from the coding sequence ATGATATTAGAAACAATCGATTATAAAGCACCCGATAGTGCAGCTAAGTTCGTCCAATCATTGAAAGATACCGGTTTTGGCGTGCTGGCTAATCATCCTATCGATAAGGCCTTAGTAGAAAAAATTTACACAGAATGGCAAGCCTTCTTCAACAGTGAAGACAAGCATGATTTTCTGTTTAAGCCTGAAACCCAAGATGGCTTCTTCCCTGCAGAAGTATCAGAAACGGCTAAAGGTCACACGGTTAAAGATATCAAGGAGTATTACCATGTCTATCCTTGGGGACGTATCCCTGAATCCTTAAAAGAGAACATCTTAGCTTACTATCAAGCTGCCAATGAGCTTGCTGAAGAGTTGCTTCAGTGGATAGAAGCGCATTCTCCCGAAGATGTTGCGGTAAATTACTCCATTGCCTTACCTAAGATGATTGAAGGCAGTCATAAGACCTTGCTGCGCATATTACATTACCCAGGAATGACTGGTGATGAAGAAGTGGGTGCTATCCGCGCCGCGGCTCATGAAGACATTAACCTTATTACTCTGTTACCCGCTGCGAATGAACCGGGTCTGCAGGTGAAAGGCCAAGACGGCGAATGGATTGACGTGCCTTGTGATTTCGGTAACCTGATCATCAATATCGGTGATATGTTGCAAGAAGCTTCCGGCGGTTACTTCCCATCGACCACCCATAGAGTGATCAATCCTGTGGGCACTGATATGTCTAAGCCTAGGGTATCCTTGCCGTTATTCTTACATCCAAATCCTGAGGTTGTGCTCTCTAGCCGTTACACGGCTGACAGTTATTTGATGGAACGATTGAGAGAATTAGGTGTTATCTAG
- a CDS encoding fibronectin type III domain-containing protein — MLPKFTLTYNPHSRPFWQACLLMLLLMINIPFAQAQTCIAMSQPTGVSLNNNAGTAVTLSWSAVYGATGYQLQTYLDNRYQSVSSTSSSATFTGLSAGVYYFNVTAINSCNEQSAPSEWFAVNMDGIAQCTAPETPSGLVASSMTGTGFTASWNTVTNAEHYQVTRWDDNSGWVEAASSTSTAHQFTQVATGTEYLRVNASNQCGQSADSSYITVEITGASTCPVSLSAPQSLQASQIHSTGFTLSWAEVDKADQYQVQLWLNGAWSSLATTSALTYPLSGLASLSEQYVRILAQLDCDQSVVGESDWISVTLSQTACPTQLDKATSLVTTNLHQNGFELNWNSVPNADSYSVQLWVSGQWSTLDTTTSTSMTLDGLNANSSQYVRVVAHTDCDNSIISESEWLEVILTAQCPEQLIVPTNLALSRVSDSSFQAVWSAVPSATHYQLKLATNGTWQTSGTQASNAKLFSQLDPGSYQVKVAAMCGNVTSGDSAPKTITIESLDTCNLADINGGIDISRYGDSFDDFSFSGNIYVQGARFNPSQYTMKITCQGKYGFVSSAVDHNADNYAPFTYSYSHFGQRSSNVETVQFEITSGGYTSRQTLSWNLNVGTLQNPVQPYCSNINIDNDNDGIPDCAEQPGMSFFGMPVYDWGARTGQTDLFIEVDYMSKASSGDHGTQPRREVFDKLKSVFADHGYSLHFDLGGLFGSGPQNYNLGGGQAVQYSPWIGLSDWRNEYDGNYAVPGMKNNDTYPGVFSYMPVYFDNRPERARLFYYALFASSQAAGGEGSSGQAPDYFDYYFYVALGSPSQASKSRWFLNDTSGTELNRMINSQASVFMHEFGHILGLSHGGWPDTYPNYEPNFKPNYLSVMNYAYALSGVPYTGNGLNEKEMISDRHYAGVRRDKNAACLAQLETKYGSDVSRRNFPGGLETQWQSYNLDYSYGNHASFNEAGFNEAYVEGGIDLTCDGLVSNQTSSFNINYDYYAPDYVSARYDTMRDYNDWDNIHLYYKQLNYSKEGQFLISGNTAAKHAIEPADVIPGAIASPKTLASPSSSKQYSPLIPSSRPIGVEETLMPWIE, encoded by the coding sequence ATGCTTCCAAAGTTCACACTCACTTATAACCCCCATTCAAGGCCGTTTTGGCAGGCTTGCCTGCTGATGCTGCTTTTAATGATTAATATTCCCTTTGCCCAGGCCCAAACCTGTATTGCAATGTCACAACCCACGGGAGTTTCCCTTAATAATAATGCCGGCACGGCTGTGACGCTATCATGGAGCGCCGTTTATGGGGCAACAGGTTATCAGCTACAAACCTATCTCGATAATCGCTACCAATCGGTATCAAGTACCTCATCATCCGCGACCTTCACAGGACTCTCTGCTGGCGTTTACTATTTTAATGTCACTGCCATTAATAGCTGTAATGAACAGAGCGCCCCAAGTGAATGGTTTGCCGTTAATATGGATGGTATAGCTCAATGTACAGCGCCTGAGACTCCTAGCGGTTTAGTCGCCAGTTCAATGACAGGTACAGGCTTCACGGCTAGCTGGAATACAGTCACTAATGCCGAGCACTATCAAGTGACGCGCTGGGATGATAATTCAGGTTGGGTTGAAGCCGCTAGTAGCACCAGCACTGCTCATCAATTTACTCAAGTGGCAACAGGTACTGAATATTTACGCGTCAATGCCAGTAACCAATGCGGGCAAAGCGCGGATAGCAGCTATATCACAGTTGAGATAACCGGCGCTAGTACATGCCCAGTTAGTCTCAGCGCGCCTCAATCTCTACAAGCCAGCCAAATCCACTCGACAGGTTTTACATTAAGCTGGGCCGAGGTCGACAAGGCCGACCAATACCAGGTTCAACTCTGGCTCAATGGTGCTTGGTCAAGCTTGGCCACCACCTCTGCACTTACCTACCCCTTGAGCGGGCTTGCTTCATTGAGTGAGCAATATGTGCGTATTCTGGCTCAGCTTGATTGCGATCAGTCAGTGGTCGGTGAAAGTGATTGGATATCTGTGACGCTCTCACAGACGGCTTGCCCTACTCAGCTAGACAAAGCGACTAGCCTAGTTACCACAAATCTGCACCAAAATGGCTTTGAGCTTAACTGGAATAGCGTGCCCAATGCCGATAGCTATAGTGTGCAGCTGTGGGTTTCAGGCCAATGGTCGACGCTTGACACCACTACCAGTACTAGCATGACGCTCGATGGCTTAAACGCTAACTCGAGCCAATATGTTCGCGTGGTTGCCCATACCGATTGTGACAATAGCATCATCAGTGAAAGTGAATGGCTAGAGGTGATATTGACAGCCCAATGCCCTGAGCAACTTATTGTACCGACTAATCTAGCGCTATCACGAGTCAGCGACAGCAGTTTTCAGGCAGTCTGGTCAGCTGTGCCATCGGCGACTCACTACCAGCTCAAGCTTGCCACTAACGGTACATGGCAAACCAGTGGCACACAGGCCTCCAATGCCAAGTTGTTTAGTCAGTTAGACCCAGGTAGCTATCAAGTTAAAGTTGCCGCCATGTGTGGCAATGTGACCAGTGGTGATTCAGCGCCTAAGACTATCACCATAGAATCTCTTGATACCTGTAACCTAGCCGATATCAATGGCGGCATAGACATAAGTCGTTACGGCGATTCATTCGATGACTTCTCTTTCAGCGGCAATATCTACGTCCAAGGAGCAAGGTTCAATCCCAGTCAATATACGATGAAGATCACCTGTCAGGGTAAATATGGTTTTGTCTCTAGCGCTGTGGATCATAATGCTGATAACTACGCCCCATTTACCTATAGCTATAGCCACTTCGGTCAGCGCAGCTCTAATGTTGAAACGGTCCAGTTTGAGATCACCAGCGGCGGTTATACCTCTCGTCAGACACTGAGCTGGAATCTAAATGTCGGTACCTTACAAAATCCAGTACAGCCCTATTGCAGTAATATCAATATAGACAATGATAACGACGGTATACCAGATTGTGCAGAGCAGCCAGGCATGAGCTTCTTTGGCATGCCAGTCTACGATTGGGGCGCGCGTACAGGACAAACAGACCTGTTTATCGAGGTCGACTATATGAGTAAAGCAAGCTCTGGCGATCATGGTACCCAGCCCCGCAGAGAAGTGTTTGATAAGCTTAAATCTGTTTTTGCAGACCATGGTTATAGCTTGCATTTCGATCTTGGTGGCCTGTTTGGCTCAGGTCCTCAAAACTATAATTTAGGCGGCGGACAAGCGGTGCAATACTCTCCTTGGATTGGCTTATCTGATTGGCGTAACGAGTATGATGGTAATTATGCCGTTCCTGGAATGAAAAATAACGATACTTACCCTGGCGTGTTCAGCTATATGCCAGTCTATTTTGACAACCGACCAGAGCGAGCAAGATTATTTTACTATGCCCTGTTTGCCAGCTCACAGGCCGCAGGCGGCGAAGGTTCTTCTGGCCAGGCTCCGGATTATTTTGACTACTATTTCTATGTTGCCCTTGGCTCACCTTCACAAGCAAGCAAGAGTCGCTGGTTTCTCAACGACACGAGTGGAACTGAACTTAACAGGATGATCAACAGCCAAGCGTCAGTCTTTATGCACGAATTTGGGCACATATTAGGACTCAGTCACGGTGGTTGGCCCGATACCTACCCCAACTATGAGCCAAATTTTAAACCTAACTACTTAAGTGTCATGAACTATGCCTACGCCCTAAGTGGTGTCCCCTATACCGGCAATGGTCTCAATGAAAAAGAGATGATCTCGGACAGACATTACGCAGGAGTAAGACGTGATAAGAATGCGGCTTGTTTGGCGCAACTAGAAACTAAATATGGCTCAGATGTCTCCAGGCGCAACTTCCCCGGGGGACTCGAGACCCAGTGGCAAAGCTATAATCTAGATTACTCTTATGGTAACCATGCTAGTTTTAACGAAGCTGGTTTTAATGAAGCCTATGTCGAAGGAGGCATAGATCTTACCTGTGACGGCTTGGTCTCTAACCAGACCTCCAGCTTTAATATCAATTATGACTACTATGCACCGGATTATGTTTCAGCCCGATACGACACCATGCGAGATTACAACGACTGGGACAACATTCACCTCTATTACAAACAGCTCAACTATTCTAAGGAGGGTCAGTTCTTAATATCGGGCAATACCGCAGCAAAGCATGCAATAGAGCCTGCCGATGTCATACCCGGGGCCATTGCTTCACCCAAAACATTGGCAAGCCCAAGTTCGAGCAAACAATACAGCCCACTCATCCCCTCTTCCCGACCTATTGGTGTGGAGGAAACCTTGATGCCATGGATTGAATAG
- a CDS encoding DUF481 domain-containing protein, with product MLKILGISFLCLLAACQTFAADNDLQDTASVKEVDSQVVLRVGGFYSNSNSSMNVTNPVLGEDFKIDFEKDLKLEESQFLPFFEMSYHFNERHSLYIDWKQLHRTADIQGITTPFQVNLEDKIYDIKAGAKLKTTLNMDIARLGYGYNFYQGNNYNLGLSVGLHTMFIKTGFEGDIGACIEQNLVIKCEQQLVHRAIDESVTAPLPDIGLYGDYEFSPGFRFTAHAQYFYIKLDDLKGSLIDIRAGIEAEITESWHMTAAFNYYEVDVEYSKKTHVGDVHVANYNLYYSFIGPMLSVSYHF from the coding sequence ATGCTGAAAATTTTAGGCATCTCGTTTTTATGCCTCTTGGCCGCTTGCCAAACATTTGCAGCAGATAATGATCTGCAAGACACAGCTTCTGTCAAAGAGGTAGATTCTCAAGTTGTGCTCAGAGTCGGTGGCTTTTATTCCAACTCGAATTCGAGCATGAATGTAACCAATCCTGTCTTAGGTGAAGATTTTAAGATCGATTTTGAAAAAGACCTTAAGCTTGAGGAATCTCAATTTTTACCTTTCTTCGAGATGTCCTATCACTTCAATGAACGCCACAGCCTGTATATCGACTGGAAACAGTTGCATCGAACAGCAGACATTCAGGGAATAACCACACCATTCCAGGTCAATCTGGAAGATAAAATATACGACATTAAAGCAGGTGCTAAGCTCAAGACCACCTTGAATATGGATATCGCCAGGTTAGGTTACGGCTATAATTTTTACCAAGGTAATAACTACAACTTAGGCCTGTCTGTGGGCTTACATACCATGTTTATCAAAACAGGCTTTGAGGGCGATATCGGTGCTTGTATTGAACAAAACCTTGTTATCAAATGTGAACAGCAGCTAGTCCACAGAGCCATCGATGAAAGTGTCACCGCCCCTCTTCCCGATATTGGTCTTTATGGCGACTATGAATTTAGCCCAGGATTTAGGTTCACTGCCCATGCCCAATACTTCTATATCAAGCTTGACGATCTCAAGGGTAGCCTAATTGACATTCGTGCAGGTATTGAGGCTGAGATCACCGAAAGCTGGCACATGACGGCGGCATTTAATTACTATGAAGTTGACGTCGAATACAGCAAGAAAACACATGTCGGTGATGTCCATGTGGCTAATTACAATCTCTACTATAGTTTCATAGGTCCTATGCTCTCGGTAAGTTATCATTTCTAA
- a CDS encoding nucleoside recognition domain-containing protein: MLNRIWYFFFVIALFAICVQLFNGNIEVLSASVTALFSSAKLAAEIALGLIGVLSLWMGLMRVGEKAGVVSVFARIFEPLLSRLMPEVPRGHPAYGSMTMNLTANVLGLDNAATPLGLKAMQDLQTLNPNKTVATNAQILFLVLNTSSVTLVPVTVFLYRAQQGAEAPADIFLPILLATSASTIAGVLVVALFQRLSLLNTVVMGYAALIFGSITALVLYLGTLTTTAIGTLSTAMGNGILLLLVFSFILVAGIRKVAVYDEFIEGAKEGFAQSIKLIPYLLAMLLAIGLLRASGALDYLLHLISVIVSVIGGDTRFVDALPTAIMKPFSGSGARAMMLETMEHHGADSFAGRLAAIFQGSTETTFYVLAVYFGAVGIRNGRHALFCGLTADLAGITAAILVCYQFYG; this comes from the coding sequence GTGTTAAATCGAATTTGGTATTTCTTTTTTGTCATCGCACTGTTTGCCATTTGTGTTCAGCTATTTAATGGCAATATAGAGGTGTTGTCGGCGTCGGTGACAGCCCTGTTTAGCAGTGCAAAATTGGCGGCTGAAATTGCACTTGGCCTGATTGGGGTGCTTTCATTATGGATGGGGCTGATGCGTGTGGGGGAGAAAGCTGGGGTTGTCAGTGTGTTTGCCAGAATATTCGAACCTCTCCTATCACGGTTAATGCCGGAAGTGCCAAGGGGCCATCCGGCCTACGGCAGTATGACCATGAACCTCACCGCAAACGTGCTTGGGTTAGATAATGCAGCAACGCCACTGGGCTTAAAGGCGATGCAGGATTTACAAACGTTGAATCCGAATAAAACCGTGGCGACCAATGCCCAGATCCTGTTTTTGGTATTGAATACCTCGTCCGTAACCTTAGTGCCTGTTACTGTGTTTCTCTATCGCGCCCAGCAAGGAGCCGAGGCACCAGCCGATATATTTCTGCCTATCTTATTGGCAACCTCAGCTTCTACCATTGCCGGGGTACTTGTGGTGGCGCTGTTTCAGCGACTATCCTTGCTCAATACCGTTGTTATGGGCTACGCAGCCCTGATATTTGGTTCTATCACTGCGCTGGTTCTCTATCTGGGCACCTTGACGACGACGGCGATAGGCACCTTATCCACGGCCATGGGCAATGGCATCTTATTGCTATTGGTGTTTAGCTTTATCTTGGTCGCAGGCATACGTAAAGTTGCGGTTTACGATGAATTTATCGAAGGGGCTAAAGAAGGCTTTGCTCAATCGATAAAGCTTATTCCTTATCTACTGGCCATGTTATTGGCGATTGGCTTACTTCGCGCCTCTGGAGCCTTAGATTACTTGCTGCACCTCATCTCCGTCATCGTCTCTGTGATTGGCGGAGACACACGTTTTGTCGATGCCTTGCCTACCGCGATAATGAAGCCTTTTAGCGGCTCAGGTGCCAGAGCCATGATGTTAGAAACCATGGAGCATCATGGTGCAGATTCCTTCGCAGGTCGTTTAGCTGCGATATTTCAAGGCAGTACCGAAACCACCTTCTATGTATTAGCCGTGTATTTTGGCGCAGTTGGCATACGCAATGGACGCCATGCCTTGTTCTGTGGTTTAACCGCCGATTTGGCGGGGATCACCGCAGCGATTCTGGTGTGTTATCAGTTTTATGGCTAG
- a CDS encoding DNA ligase, whose translation MYRLVLRQLALIIMLCSTYLYPQLSQSRPILTNIQQAVHTDIAGPISDYLISEKLDGVRGFWDGRQMSSRSGRLIAIPDWFVDGFPTYPLDGELWMGRGTFEQMSSLARRKEPIHAQWRKVKFMVFDMPAHPGSFVERYTKASKDLTLGADYIVLVEQKRLENQHQLDTWFSEVVVNGGEGLMLHQLSSLYIAGRNSNLIKYKPYYDAEARVIAYQGGKGKLAGVMGSLLVENHQGVRFKLGTGFSMKERKHPPEIGSTVTYQYSGLTQKGTPRFARFLRVRPLE comes from the coding sequence ATGTATCGACTCGTTTTAAGGCAGCTTGCACTGATTATCATGCTCTGCAGCACTTATCTATATCCTCAACTGAGTCAGTCCAGACCCATACTTACTAATATCCAACAGGCAGTGCACACGGATATTGCAGGCCCCATATCTGACTATCTTATTAGCGAAAAACTCGATGGCGTCAGAGGATTTTGGGATGGCCGTCAGATGAGCTCTCGCTCAGGTCGATTAATTGCTATACCTGACTGGTTTGTTGACGGCTTTCCAACTTATCCTTTAGATGGTGAGCTTTGGATGGGAAGAGGGACCTTCGAGCAGATGTCGTCTCTGGCAAGAAGAAAAGAGCCTATCCATGCACAGTGGCGAAAGGTTAAGTTTATGGTGTTCGATATGCCAGCTCATCCGGGGTCTTTTGTCGAAAGATATACCAAGGCAAGTAAAGATTTGACTCTAGGTGCTGATTATATTGTTCTGGTAGAACAGAAGAGGCTGGAAAATCAGCATCAGCTCGATACCTGGTTCAGCGAGGTGGTGGTCAACGGCGGCGAAGGGCTGATGCTGCACCAGCTGAGTTCATTGTATATTGCCGGTCGCAATTCGAATCTGATTAAATATAAGCCTTATTATGATGCCGAGGCGAGAGTCATCGCCTACCAAGGTGGCAAGGGAAAGCTTGCAGGTGTGATGGGGTCTTTGCTTGTTGAAAACCACCAGGGTGTCAGATTCAAGTTAGGTACTGGTTTTAGTATGAAAGAGAGGAAGCACCCACCCGAGATAGGCTCGACCGTCACTTATCAGTATTCAGGGCTTACCCAGAAAGGTACCCCCAGATTCGCCAGATTTCTGAGGGTGAGGCCTCTTGAGTAG
- a CDS encoding low molecular weight protein-tyrosine-phosphatase, with protein sequence MERIDSVLFVCLGNICRSPSAEAVFRYKAKQNGLDIRIDSAGMIANHSGQAPDKRSVAAGMKRGFDFSNMMARQVTQADFVDFDLILAADKQNLADLTERCPEQYRAKLALILDLDDNDKVQEVPDPYYGAGDGFERVLDLLELSCDSLVQRILKTKC encoded by the coding sequence ATGGAACGAATTGACTCTGTACTCTTTGTTTGTCTGGGTAACATATGCCGCTCGCCCAGTGCCGAAGCTGTGTTTCGGTATAAGGCTAAGCAAAATGGCTTAGATATTAGAATCGATTCGGCAGGGATGATAGCGAATCATAGCGGGCAAGCTCCCGATAAGCGCTCGGTGGCTGCCGGTATGAAAAGAGGATTTGATTTCAGTAATATGATGGCAAGGCAGGTGACTCAGGCGGATTTTGTCGATTTTGATCTGATATTAGCTGCTGATAAGCAAAATCTGGCAGACTTAACAGAGCGTTGCCCTGAGCAATATCGAGCAAAACTGGCCTTGATACTGGATCTTGATGATAACGATAAGGTGCAGGAGGTACCAGATCCGTATTATGGTGCGGGGGATGGCTTCGAACGGGTTTTAGACTTGTTAGAGCTAAGCTGCGATAGCCTAGTACAGAGGATACTCAAGACTAAGTGCTAA
- a CDS encoding diacylglycerol kinase, with the protein MKPENNHGIKRVLRATGFSMKGLKAAWIHEAAFRQELMLAIIMLPIALIVDVTTIEKLLLIFTLFIVLIVELLNSAIEAVVDRIGDEIHTLSGQAKDIASAAVFMSLALCGITWTVVLVSRYL; encoded by the coding sequence ATGAAACCAGAAAATAATCACGGTATAAAGCGGGTATTGAGGGCTACAGGCTTCTCAATGAAAGGACTCAAGGCAGCCTGGATCCACGAAGCGGCATTTAGGCAAGAACTCATGTTAGCCATCATCATGTTGCCTATCGCACTGATAGTTGATGTCACCACGATTGAGAAGTTATTACTTATCTTTACCCTCTTTATCGTATTGATTGTTGAATTATTAAATTCAGCCATCGAAGCCGTCGTCGATAGGATAGGCGATGAGATCCATACCTTAAGCGGACAGGCCAAAGATATCGCCTCTGCTGCGGTATTTATGAGCTTGGCTCTGTGCGGCATAACTTGGACAGTCGTATTAGTCAGCAGATACCTATAA